The Spirosoma foliorum genome has a window encoding:
- a CDS encoding flavin reductase family protein: protein MITVNPADLKPNEFYRYMISTIGPRPIAFASTTDAKGNVNLSPFSFFNLFGYNPPTLIFAPTINRHGHKKHTLLNLEEVGEVVINVVNYAMVEQASLASAEFERDVNEFEKAGFTAISSERVRPPRVVESPAAYECVVRQIINTNPQSAADSPGTGYLVICEVVLAHFQETIFNETGGIDQASVDLVGRLGGDWYSRANADALFTVSRPQMGMGIDQIPSAIRNSAILTGNDLGKLGSFLAMPTREEVHTFRASGILNDLIDEARNGCQYLPDLLHLRAKQLLAENKTKEAWLTLLASQL from the coding sequence ATGATAACCGTCAACCCTGCTGACTTAAAGCCCAATGAGTTCTATCGCTACATGATTAGCACCATTGGCCCGCGCCCAATTGCGTTTGCGAGTACAACAGATGCCAAAGGGAATGTTAATCTAAGTCCGTTTAGCTTCTTTAATCTCTTCGGTTATAATCCGCCCACGCTGATTTTTGCCCCGACCATTAATCGGCATGGGCATAAAAAACATACGCTGCTCAATCTGGAAGAAGTGGGTGAAGTGGTTATCAATGTCGTGAATTACGCTATGGTTGAACAGGCTTCGTTGGCTAGCGCTGAATTTGAACGAGATGTCAACGAGTTTGAGAAAGCGGGATTTACAGCCATTTCGTCTGAGCGGGTTCGTCCGCCAAGAGTTGTCGAATCGCCTGCTGCGTATGAATGTGTTGTCAGGCAAATTATCAATACGAATCCCCAATCAGCCGCCGATTCTCCCGGAACAGGCTATTTGGTGATCTGCGAAGTTGTGCTGGCGCATTTTCAGGAAACAATTTTCAACGAGACCGGCGGCATCGATCAGGCAAGCGTCGATTTGGTGGGGCGGCTTGGTGGCGATTGGTACAGTCGGGCAAATGCCGATGCGCTCTTTACAGTTAGTCGACCACAAATGGGTATGGGAATCGACCAGATTCCGTCCGCTATTCGCAATAGCGCGATTTTAACTGGAAATGATCTGGGAAAACTAGGGAGCTTTCTAGCAATGCCCACACGCGAAGAAGTACACACCTTTCGGGCTTCAGGTATATTGAATGATTTAATCGACGAAGCCCGAAATGGCTGCCAATACTTGCCTGATTTACTGCACCTTCGGGCCAAACAGCTGCTCGCTGAAAACAAGACCAAAGAAGCCTGGCTGACATTGCTGGCGAGTCAGTTGTAG
- the fahA gene encoding fumarylacetoacetase, producing MYGIFSYDIASPRVGLKQDDYILDLEVVALLGYFNDLKIDPTVFAQPVLNDFIALGKPAHRAIRQRLNELVSSGTPAFSDVHDQVFIHESRVQMYLPVHIGDYTDFYAGIHHAENVGRMFRPTSDPLLPNYKQLPVAYHGRASSIVVSGTPIRRPKGQFLHEGKPVFGPSEALDFELELGLIIGKNNPLGESISVEEAEDYIFGVTLFNDWSARDIQRWEYQPLGPFLGKNFASSLSAWVMPFDELESFRVAGPPQDPIPLPYLQTTGEKHFSFELEVCLQPAEGEKICICRSNARYLYWNFAQMIAHHTVGGCNLNIGDVLATGTISGSTPGSYGSLLELSWNGERPLHLSETTTRTFLADGDTITLHGWGFLNGVRVDLGDVTGTIYS from the coding sequence ATGTACGGAATTTTCAGCTACGACATTGCCAGCCCACGTGTGGGCCTAAAACAGGACGACTACATTCTCGACCTTGAGGTAGTTGCCCTGTTGGGTTATTTCAATGATCTTAAAATTGATCCTACCGTATTTGCCCAACCGGTACTAAATGATTTTATCGCCTTAGGCAAACCGGCACACCGCGCTATTCGTCAGCGACTTAATGAACTCGTAAGCAGTGGTACACCCGCTTTTTCGGATGTTCATGACCAGGTTTTCATCCACGAATCACGCGTGCAGATGTACTTGCCGGTACATATTGGCGACTACACAGATTTTTACGCTGGCATTCATCACGCCGAAAACGTAGGGCGCATGTTTCGCCCCACAAGCGATCCACTTTTGCCAAACTACAAACAGTTGCCCGTTGCTTATCACGGTCGGGCATCGTCAATCGTTGTCTCAGGAACCCCCATCCGCCGACCCAAAGGCCAGTTTTTGCATGAGGGCAAGCCTGTATTTGGCCCATCGGAAGCACTGGATTTTGAGCTTGAGTTAGGGTTGATTATTGGCAAGAATAATCCGCTTGGCGAGTCGATTTCAGTAGAGGAAGCCGAAGATTATATTTTCGGAGTTACGCTGTTTAACGACTGGTCGGCACGCGATATTCAGCGATGGGAGTACCAGCCATTAGGGCCATTTCTGGGCAAAAACTTTGCTTCGAGCCTGTCGGCCTGGGTCATGCCGTTTGATGAACTGGAATCTTTTCGCGTAGCTGGACCTCCTCAGGACCCAATACCCCTACCCTATTTACAAACCACTGGTGAAAAGCACTTTAGCTTTGAGTTGGAAGTCTGCCTGCAACCTGCTGAGGGTGAGAAAATCTGTATCTGTCGCTCTAACGCTAGGTACTTGTATTGGAACTTCGCCCAGATGATTGCGCATCATACCGTTGGTGGCTGCAACCTGAATATTGGCGACGTATTGGCAACTGGCACCATTTCCGGCAGTACACCGGGCAGCTATGGTTCACTGCTTGAACTAAGCTGGAATGGTGAACGGCCACTGCATCTGTCAGAAACCACAACGCGAACATTTCTGGCAGACGGCGACACAATAACTCTACACGGCTGGGGCTTTTTAAACGGCGTTCGCGTAGATTTGGGCGACGTAACCGGAACGATTTATTCATGA
- a CDS encoding MarR family winged helix-turn-helix transcriptional regulator yields MTHPSDSRAYFFKIDTTIKKIRNALQKQFTDAGFDLTVDQWVIIDHLYRNPGISQNTISEMTTKDAPTVTRIIDLLSQKGLTERRMADTDRRKFLVYLTEAGEAKYSEILPVVSAMRRKGWGDLSEEDYQHFVRIMDSIYSNISE; encoded by the coding sequence GTGACGCACCCATCCGATTCGCGTGCTTATTTCTTCAAGATTGACACCACAATCAAGAAAATTCGAAATGCCCTACAAAAGCAGTTTACCGATGCTGGTTTTGATTTAACTGTTGATCAGTGGGTTATAATTGATCACCTTTATCGAAATCCCGGCATCAGTCAGAATACGATTTCGGAAATGACGACTAAGGATGCGCCAACCGTAACCCGTATTATTGACCTGCTCAGTCAAAAAGGGCTAACCGAACGACGCATGGCGGATACCGATCGGCGCAAGTTTCTGGTTTATCTGACCGAAGCCGGAGAAGCCAAATACAGCGAGATACTGCCTGTAGTATCGGCTATGCGACGGAAAGGCTGGGGTGATTTAAGCGAGGAAGACTACCAGCATTTTGTGCGGATTATGGATTCAATTTACAGCAACATTAGCGAATGA
- the phhA gene encoding phenylalanine 4-monooxygenase, producing the protein MNQTYTYTPDEQAVWRLLFERQMAQLPGKASQAYLDGISATGFRADRIPDFEQDLNPRLQALTGWRVCGVEGLIPNREFFELMANRCFPATTWLRRRDQLDYLPEPDMFHDTFGHVPMLSNQAFCDFLEALSQIALHHIESEEAIAMISRLYWYTVEFGLIRESNELRIYGGGILSSVGETTYSLFSTEPRRVPYDVQTLLKTPYIIDHFQEQYFVIESYEQLYQSVPLIEATLEELLIINNV; encoded by the coding sequence ATGAACCAGACATACACATACACCCCTGACGAACAGGCCGTTTGGCGGTTATTGTTCGAACGGCAGATGGCGCAATTGCCAGGAAAAGCTAGCCAGGCGTACCTGGACGGCATTTCGGCGACGGGTTTTCGGGCTGATCGTATTCCTGATTTTGAGCAGGATTTGAACCCACGACTACAGGCTTTAACGGGCTGGCGAGTGTGCGGTGTAGAAGGCTTAATTCCCAATCGGGAGTTCTTCGAGTTGATGGCAAATCGGTGTTTTCCGGCTACGACCTGGCTCCGACGACGCGACCAACTGGACTATTTACCCGAACCCGACATGTTTCATGATACATTCGGGCACGTTCCGATGTTGTCGAATCAGGCTTTTTGCGATTTTCTGGAAGCGTTGAGCCAGATTGCCCTGCACCATATCGAGAGTGAAGAAGCTATTGCTATGATTTCGCGGCTGTATTGGTATACGGTTGAGTTCGGGCTGATTCGGGAGAGTAACGAACTGCGTATTTATGGGGGCGGCATTTTATCGTCGGTTGGTGAAACGACCTATAGTTTGTTCAGCACCGAACCCAGGCGCGTACCTTATGATGTGCAAACGCTACTGAAGACGCCCTATATAATTGACCATTTTCAGGAGCAGTATTTCGTCATTGAGTCGTATGAGCAGCTCTACCAATCCGTGCCTCTGATTGAAGCCACACTGGAAGAACTGCTAATCATTAATAATGTATGA
- the hppD gene encoding 4-hydroxyphenylpyruvate dioxygenase translates to METLELVEPKTTADFLPLNGTDYIELYVGNARQSAHYFQTAFGFQPVAHAGLATGIRDRESYVVQQGKIRLVLTSPLYGESEIGHHIDRHGDGVRVVALWVDNATHAFDETVRRGARVYMEPTRCQDSHGYVIRSGIHAYGDTLHVFVERNNYDGVFLPGYEPWTPAYQPSDAGLNYVDHMVGNVGWHEMNHWMDFYHDVMGFQQLVSFDDKDISTEYTALMSKVMSNGNGRVKFPINEPAEGKKKSQIEEYLDFYGGPGIQHIAVATDNIVETVLTLRDRGVEFLTVPDAYYDDLADRIGQIDEEIATLRPLGILADRDEEGYLLQIFTKPICPRPTLFFEIIQRKGAKSFGKGNFKALFEAIEREQELRGTL, encoded by the coding sequence ATGGAAACGCTCGAACTAGTAGAACCAAAAACAACAGCCGATTTTCTGCCTCTCAACGGCACGGATTATATTGAGTTGTACGTGGGCAACGCCCGACAATCGGCGCATTATTTCCAGACAGCTTTCGGTTTCCAACCTGTGGCTCATGCAGGTTTGGCAACAGGCATACGCGACCGCGAATCGTATGTGGTCCAGCAGGGGAAAATCCGACTTGTTCTGACATCTCCGCTCTATGGCGAAAGTGAGATCGGGCACCACATTGATCGACACGGCGATGGTGTTCGGGTAGTTGCGTTGTGGGTTGATAATGCGACGCATGCATTTGACGAAACCGTTCGTCGGGGAGCCAGGGTCTATATGGAACCTACTCGTTGTCAGGACAGTCACGGCTATGTAATCCGTTCAGGTATTCATGCGTATGGCGATACACTGCATGTATTTGTTGAGCGAAATAACTACGATGGTGTTTTCCTGCCCGGTTATGAACCCTGGACACCAGCCTATCAACCAAGCGATGCCGGGCTTAACTATGTCGACCATATGGTTGGCAATGTAGGCTGGCACGAAATGAACCATTGGATGGATTTCTACCACGATGTGATGGGCTTTCAGCAACTGGTTTCGTTCGATGATAAGGATATTTCGACGGAGTATACGGCCCTGATGAGCAAGGTCATGAGCAACGGCAACGGGCGGGTAAAATTCCCGATCAACGAACCTGCCGAAGGCAAAAAGAAGTCGCAGATTGAGGAGTATCTGGATTTTTATGGAGGTCCCGGCATTCAACATATTGCCGTGGCTACCGATAACATTGTCGAAACCGTACTGACCCTGCGCGACCGGGGTGTTGAGTTTCTGACCGTTCCCGATGCTTACTACGATGATCTGGCAGATCGAATTGGCCAGATTGACGAAGAAATAGCGACGCTACGTCCTCTCGGCATTCTGGCCGACCGCGACGAGGAAGGCTATCTGCTCCAGATTTTCACAAAACCGATCTGCCCACGTCCAACCCTATTCTTCGAGATCATCCAGCGAAAAGGTGCTAAGTCCTTCGGAAAAGGCAATTTCAAAGCCTTGTTCGAAGCCATCGAGCGCGAACAGGAATTACGGGGAACACTTTAA
- a CDS encoding homogentisate 1,2-dioxygenase yields the protein MPFYHTLGQIPPKRHTQFAKPNGLALNGQGYKDTFYYEQLFGTIGFEGMSSLLYHVHRPTMVREVLESVDTTPKLAVQKNMLARKLIGFNIAPTDDFLESRVPLLVNNDLIFGLAAPRQSLITYFYKNADADELLFVHRGSGKLRTLFGTLPFQYGDYLIIPRGVIYQIDFDTDDNRLLYVESHSPIYTPKRYRNQFGQLLEHSPFCERDMIRPGNLETHDETGDFLIKIKKQGSLHTLVYASHPFDVVGWDGYNYPYGFSIFNFEPITGRVHQPPPVHQTFQTDSFVVCSFVPRLYDYHPLAIPAPYNHSNIDSDEVIYYVDGDFMSRNDIAQGHITLHPGGIPHGPAPGAMERSIGKKETQEYAVMVDTFRPLMLTEQAVQLDDGTYYKSWLE from the coding sequence ATGCCTTTTTATCACACTCTCGGCCAGATTCCACCTAAGCGACATACGCAGTTTGCGAAGCCAAACGGTCTTGCACTGAACGGGCAGGGTTATAAGGACACGTTCTACTATGAGCAATTGTTCGGGACGATTGGCTTCGAGGGTATGTCGTCATTGCTGTACCATGTTCATCGTCCAACAATGGTGCGCGAGGTGTTAGAAAGTGTGGATACGACGCCTAAATTGGCTGTCCAGAAAAATATGCTGGCACGCAAGCTCATCGGTTTCAACATTGCACCTACTGATGATTTTTTAGAAAGTCGGGTTCCGCTGCTTGTTAATAACGATTTGATTTTTGGACTAGCTGCACCCCGCCAATCGCTGATAACTTATTTTTATAAAAACGCCGATGCCGACGAGTTGCTGTTTGTCCATCGGGGATCGGGAAAGCTGCGAACCTTATTTGGTACGCTACCCTTTCAGTACGGCGATTACCTGATTATTCCACGCGGGGTAATTTATCAGATTGACTTCGATACCGACGATAATCGGTTACTCTACGTAGAGTCGCATTCGCCGATTTATACGCCTAAACGGTACCGTAATCAGTTCGGTCAATTGCTCGAACATTCGCCCTTTTGCGAACGCGATATGATCCGTCCAGGCAATCTGGAAACCCACGACGAAACGGGTGATTTTCTGATAAAAATAAAGAAACAGGGGTCGTTACACACACTTGTTTACGCATCGCATCCGTTCGATGTGGTCGGTTGGGATGGTTACAATTATCCGTACGGATTCTCCATTTTCAACTTTGAACCTATTACGGGACGAGTGCATCAGCCACCGCCAGTTCATCAAACTTTTCAGACGGATTCGTTTGTGGTTTGTTCGTTTGTGCCACGACTGTACGACTATCATCCACTGGCTATTCCTGCCCCTTATAATCATTCAAATATTGACTCCGACGAGGTCATTTATTACGTAGATGGCGATTTCATGAGTCGCAACGACATAGCTCAGGGACACATTACGTTGCACCCTGGCGGTATTCCACACGGTCCGGCGCCGGGTGCGATGGAACGCAGTATTGGCAAAAAAGAAACGCAGGAATACGCGGTCATGGTCGATACGTTTCGGCCACTCATGCTAACAGAACAGGCCGTTCAACTCGATGATGGAACCTATTATAAATCGTGGCTAGAGTAA
- a CDS encoding nucleotidyltransferase family protein encodes MQPTLLILAAGMGSRYGGIKQLDQFGPNGETIIDYSLFDAIRAGFGKVVFIIREELRADFEEVFGKKLAGKIEVDYAIQALNSYVPSELGAVNRTKPWGTGHAMLCAKNHTSTPFAVINADDFYGLEAFQLISNFLTTDTDDQLHAMVGYEVKNTLSENGSVSRGVCEVAENGNLISVIERTKIYETDSNGKKIVFEEGESLTPLSPDTPVSMNFWGFKPSVFPLVLHQFESYAIANIDSPKAEFYIPTVMTNLIETDTGHCKVFRSRSEWFGVTYPDDKPTVQAALKELHDNGAYPDKLW; translated from the coding sequence ATGCAACCTACGCTTTTGATTCTGGCAGCCGGTATGGGCAGCCGTTATGGTGGTATCAAGCAGCTCGACCAGTTTGGGCCAAATGGTGAAACCATTATAGATTATTCACTTTTCGACGCAATTCGGGCTGGTTTCGGCAAGGTTGTGTTTATTATCCGCGAGGAACTTCGGGCAGATTTTGAAGAGGTTTTTGGCAAAAAACTAGCTGGCAAAATTGAGGTTGATTATGCCATTCAGGCGCTTAACTCATATGTTCCGTCAGAATTAGGCGCGGTGAATCGCACCAAACCCTGGGGGACGGGTCACGCCATGTTGTGTGCTAAAAACCATACGAGCACACCCTTTGCGGTTATTAATGCTGATGACTTTTACGGTCTGGAAGCGTTTCAATTGATCAGCAACTTTCTAACAACCGATACAGACGATCAACTGCATGCGATGGTTGGTTACGAAGTAAAAAATACCCTATCCGAAAATGGTTCGGTGTCGCGGGGTGTATGCGAAGTAGCCGAAAACGGAAATTTGATCTCGGTAATCGAGCGGACTAAAATCTACGAGACAGATTCGAATGGTAAAAAGATTGTCTTTGAAGAAGGCGAATCGTTAACTCCTTTATCACCAGATACCCCCGTGTCGATGAATTTCTGGGGTTTCAAGCCAAGTGTGTTTCCGTTAGTACTTCATCAGTTTGAAAGCTACGCCATTGCCAATATCGACTCGCCCAAAGCTGAGTTTTATATTCCAACGGTAATGACAAATCTGATTGAAACCGATACGGGACATTGCAAAGTGTTCCGTAGCCGTTCGGAATGGTTCGGTGTGACTTACCCAGACGATAAGCCAACCGTACAGGCTGCATTGAAGGAATTGCACGATAATGGCGCGTACCCAGACAAATTGTGGTAA
- a CDS encoding DUF4136 domain-containing protein, with the protein MKRLLMIFGLLTAIYGCSPRVAVDSSSRTDFSKYKTFTWMDSDVKAGQNPLYYNQLATENVENTMSSVLQSKGLQENANNPDLLIGYHFFVENKTQTVATPSPVYGPYLGWGRWGYRGWGPGWWGWGGTQYTQQQYQAGTLVVDMVDARTRKLVWRGSVQNAVGDPARIAAQLQKEAERIVEKFPERTS; encoded by the coding sequence ATGAAACGCTTATTAATGATTTTCGGCCTATTGACCGCTATATACGGTTGTTCGCCCCGTGTAGCTGTCGACAGTAGTAGCCGGACTGACTTCAGCAAATACAAAACATTCACCTGGATGGATAGTGACGTTAAGGCAGGCCAAAATCCGTTGTATTATAATCAGTTAGCTACTGAAAATGTCGAAAATACGATGTCCAGTGTTTTACAGTCGAAAGGATTGCAGGAAAACGCGAACAACCCCGACCTGTTAATTGGCTATCACTTCTTTGTCGAGAATAAAACACAGACAGTGGCTACTCCTTCACCCGTTTACGGCCCCTATTTAGGTTGGGGACGTTGGGGCTACCGAGGTTGGGGGCCCGGTTGGTGGGGCTGGGGTGGCACACAATATACCCAGCAACAGTATCAGGCGGGTACATTGGTTGTCGATATGGTCGACGCCCGTACGCGTAAGCTAGTATGGCGTGGCTCCGTCCAAAATGCCGTTGGTGACCCCGCACGGATTGCTGCTCAATTACAAAAAGAAGCCGAACGAATTGTTGAGAAATTCCCGGAACGCACCAGCTAG
- a CDS encoding amidase — MKQRLLLFGCCIGSFLFGAFITNDDPKKPLTSEMVEVASRVFDLDFTPAERDSMLDNLNNARKNYEALRKIDLPNDIAPALYFNPLPAGFTMPTGASSFKESVLGKVTLPANRDELAFYSVGQLGQLIRTKQISSVELTKFFLNRLKTYDPKLHCVITLTEDLALSQAKRADDELKAGKYRGPLHGIPYGAKDLLAKKGYKTTWGAMPYKDQTIDLDATVIQRLEKAGAVLCGKMTLGALAMGDVWYGGMTRNPWNTDNGSSGSSAGSASSVSAGLLPFAIGTETLGSIVSPSTVCGTTGLRPTFGRVSRHGAMALSWSMDKIGPITRSVEDCALVFNAIYGPDGNDPTVMAAPFRYAPLASLKGTRIGYVKKAFENNYPNRANDSLTLQTLRTLGAELVPFDLPTSVPPGRISFLLTVEAAAAFDELTRSGRDDLMVRQGKGAWPNSFRSARFVPAVEYIQANRARTKLINEMAAQLKAAKIDVYVSPVYSGSNLTLTNLTGHPCVVLPNGFTKQNLPTSITFMGQLFEEGKVLAVAKAYQDATDWHKKHPVLQ, encoded by the coding sequence ATGAAACAACGATTACTCCTCTTTGGCTGCTGCATCGGTAGCTTCCTGTTTGGTGCATTTATCACCAACGATGACCCCAAAAAACCGCTGACCTCCGAAATGGTTGAGGTAGCATCGCGCGTATTTGACCTGGATTTTACCCCCGCTGAGCGCGATTCAATGCTAGATAATCTGAACAACGCCCGTAAAAACTACGAAGCGTTACGCAAGATTGATTTACCGAACGATATTGCTCCTGCCTTGTATTTCAACCCCCTTCCGGCAGGCTTCACTATGCCTACAGGCGCTTCGTCATTTAAAGAATCAGTTCTAGGCAAGGTCACCTTGCCCGCTAACCGTGATGAACTGGCTTTTTATAGCGTTGGACAATTGGGGCAACTGATCCGAACGAAACAAATTTCATCCGTCGAACTCACGAAGTTTTTCCTAAATCGGCTCAAAACGTATGATCCGAAATTACACTGCGTTATCACGTTAACCGAAGACTTAGCCCTCAGTCAGGCTAAGCGAGCCGACGATGAGCTGAAAGCGGGAAAATACCGTGGGCCCTTGCACGGCATTCCGTACGGAGCAAAAGATTTGCTGGCCAAAAAGGGATACAAAACGACCTGGGGGGCCATGCCTTACAAAGACCAGACGATTGATCTCGACGCAACAGTTATTCAACGACTTGAAAAAGCGGGGGCGGTTTTATGCGGTAAAATGACACTGGGCGCTTTAGCGATGGGTGATGTCTGGTACGGCGGCATGACGCGTAATCCCTGGAATACAGACAACGGTTCCAGCGGCTCGTCGGCGGGTTCAGCATCGAGCGTATCGGCGGGCTTGCTTCCTTTCGCAATTGGTACCGAGACACTTGGTTCCATCGTTTCACCATCTACCGTTTGTGGTACTACGGGTCTTCGGCCAACGTTCGGGCGGGTAAGTCGGCATGGTGCTATGGCACTGAGTTGGAGTATGGACAAAATTGGGCCGATTACGCGTTCGGTTGAAGATTGTGCTTTGGTTTTCAATGCCATTTATGGCCCCGATGGTAACGACCCAACCGTAATGGCCGCTCCATTTCGCTACGCACCGCTTGCATCGTTGAAAGGAACACGCATCGGTTATGTGAAAAAGGCCTTTGAAAACAATTACCCAAATCGCGCCAATGATTCACTAACCCTGCAAACACTCCGTACGCTGGGAGCCGAGTTGGTTCCGTTCGATTTACCAACGAGCGTACCTCCCGGCCGGATTTCGTTTCTACTCACGGTTGAAGCAGCGGCAGCCTTCGATGAGTTGACTCGTTCAGGGCGCGACGATCTGATGGTTCGGCAAGGAAAAGGTGCTTGGCCGAACTCGTTCCGCTCCGCACGATTTGTACCAGCTGTAGAATATATTCAGGCGAATCGCGCTCGTACCAAGCTCATTAATGAAATGGCGGCCCAATTGAAAGCGGCTAAAATTGATGTGTATGTATCACCCGTATATTCAGGTAGCAATCTGACGCTAACAAACCTCACAGGTCATCCCTGCGTCGTTTTACCCAACGGATTCACCAAGCAAAACTTACCGACCAGCATCACCTTTATGGGACAATTGTTCGAAGAAGGTAAAGTGCTAGCTGTTGCCAAAGCGTATCAGGACGCTACAGACTGGCACAAAAAACACCCTGTTTTGCAGTAG
- the coaE gene encoding dephospho-CoA kinase (Dephospho-CoA kinase (CoaE) performs the final step in coenzyme A biosynthesis.) — protein sequence MKAPLQIGVTGGIGSGKSVVCQVFQSLGAPVYEADERAKWLTEHDPILKADIKRVLGSNAYDAAGHYNRAWVASQVFANPELLTTLNGVIHPRVFADTAAWVNQQLGKPYVIKEAAIMKAAGDHNTLDKVIVVQAPVALRIERIHKRDPHRSEAEIRNIIARQVSDDERLKLADYVLDNDESQLLLPQIIRLHEDFLRQWEK from the coding sequence ATGAAAGCTCCCCTTCAAATTGGTGTAACGGGCGGAATTGGCTCGGGTAAAAGTGTTGTTTGCCAGGTCTTTCAATCACTAGGTGCTCCTGTTTATGAAGCCGATGAACGGGCAAAATGGCTCACCGAACACGACCCAATCCTGAAGGCCGATATTAAACGGGTACTCGGTTCAAACGCCTACGATGCAGCAGGCCATTACAACCGAGCCTGGGTAGCTTCACAAGTATTTGCCAACCCTGAACTCTTAACAACACTCAATGGTGTTATCCACCCCCGCGTATTTGCCGACACAGCCGCCTGGGTTAATCAACAGCTAGGAAAGCCTTATGTAATTAAGGAGGCTGCAATCATGAAAGCTGCCGGCGACCATAACACGCTCGATAAAGTTATCGTTGTGCAGGCTCCAGTAGCCCTGCGTATTGAGCGCATTCACAAACGCGATCCCCACCGCTCTGAAGCCGAAATTCGGAACATTATTGCTCGTCAGGTAAGCGATGACGAACGGCTCAAATTGGCCGATTATGTTCTTGATAACGACGAAAGTCAATTGCTACTTCCGCAGATTATCAGGCTTCATGAGGATTTTTTGCGGCAATGGGAAAAATAA
- the yajC gene encoding preprotein translocase subunit YajC, with the protein MYSILLQGLTGSNTSMIYNVLLWVGIIGIFYFFMIRPQQKKQKDQKSFVDNLKKGDNVVTIGGLHGKIASVDGTTVTLEVDRGVKMVFEKTSVSREATVKPAEDDKK; encoded by the coding sequence ATGTATTCGATTTTATTACAAGGCCTGACCGGTTCCAATACATCCATGATTTACAATGTGCTGCTATGGGTGGGCATTATTGGCATTTTTTACTTCTTCATGATTCGTCCGCAACAGAAAAAGCAGAAGGATCAGAAGAGTTTTGTTGACAACCTCAAGAAAGGGGATAACGTTGTCACGATCGGTGGCTTGCATGGCAAAATTGCCTCGGTAGATGGTACAACCGTTACTCTGGAAGTAGACCGGGGTGTTAAAATGGTATTTGAAAAAACATCGGTTTCGCGTGAGGCAACGGTTAAGCCAGCCGAAGACGACAAGAAGTAA
- a CDS encoding DUF1573 domain-containing protein has product MHLRNWLLITTLATIGFGQISCDNRQQGKESKEVASGKMPKITFAEKGIYDFGTLTEGDTVEHTFAFTNTGEFPLIINNITASCGCTTPDWPHEPVAPGAKSSVRVRFNSRGKSGEQSKTITIFANTEPAMTDLHFKAMVNTKADSTKNS; this is encoded by the coding sequence ATGCATCTCAGAAATTGGCTACTCATAACAACCTTAGCTACCATTGGCTTTGGGCAGATTAGCTGCGATAATCGTCAACAAGGAAAAGAATCGAAAGAAGTGGCTTCCGGAAAGATGCCCAAAATCACATTTGCCGAAAAAGGTATTTATGATTTTGGCACACTAACCGAAGGCGATACAGTTGAGCACACATTTGCGTTTACAAACACGGGTGAGTTTCCGCTGATCATCAATAACATTACCGCTTCCTGCGGTTGCACTACTCCCGACTGGCCACATGAGCCAGTAGCTCCCGGCGCGAAATCGTCGGTACGGGTACGCTTTAATAGCCGCGGAAAAAGTGGTGAACAGAGCAAAACCATCACCATCTTTGCCAATACAGAACCAGCCATGACTGACCTTCACTTCAAAGCGATGGTGAATACGAAAGCTGATTCGACCAAAAACTCATAA
- a CDS encoding YtxH domain-containing protein: MSRIGRDLTFLLTGIAAGSLFGLLYAPDKGKITRDRLSFRLSKYREQINLLLEDLGNSAEQPENSSKNEGQRVVNDAREKAERLLEDVDRLMAQIKQQNT, translated from the coding sequence ATGAGCAGAATTGGCCGTGATTTAACCTTTTTGCTGACCGGTATTGCCGCCGGTTCTCTGTTTGGATTACTGTATGCGCCCGACAAAGGCAAAATTACCCGTGATCGACTTTCATTCCGCTTGTCTAAATATAGAGAACAGATTAATCTGTTGCTCGAAGATTTAGGCAACTCAGCAGAGCAGCCCGAAAACTCATCGAAGAATGAAGGGCAACGCGTCGTAAATGATGCCCGCGAAAAAGCCGAACGTCTACTCGAAGACGTAGATCGGCTGATGGCTCAGATTAAGCAACAGAATACATAA